One part of the Mya arenaria isolate MELC-2E11 chromosome 3, ASM2691426v1 genome encodes these proteins:
- the LOC128228039 gene encoding interferon-induced very large GTPase 1-like isoform X2, with protein sequence MIFILGVDPRHKRRETIFQIMDILGLEKHRLSDRKISVHDVIANGFSQRTGNPRDVVWILLNGILNANSDIRDSIGKICFSEEENRKPATKSRAMDLLTGSDTMECKELSPLDVFFVVFQCCDSRLRILIAKRLYMCKLAIPFMFDSFEENYKFMVSIWPMRTIAVQTVEKYSETRMFNSKSRLIAFARFGNTGSTSKSLLLNAVLSNENFPTFYNRECQSGMLKRNVSNGCMEIFFVPAFEEGGICTYVNLRGNINGDLEENCLQFIGKISDVLIILTRASYLSENLSKFENLVVGFGKTVVVFTDEKLNANEKIIKAFEGIDSLKYRGIPIDITDSHNKGVLKNTRAIATKLLDYIRDLPLSKSMSDRLKYQDLNTSILIDEKINESVIGRKQAYEVMVAMKIDLSHVESSEKHIRKNTFWKRAVTPGSYSYSREISRIIKRIHRKPNDEQNNSLISLRKEMVGKVSNGIKKLVQCFIEDKTKPIVLYFTFEWLSILIELETYPTLHDYTSLYVKVKQNNEAKKERVQNEVDDPIVVEEIKLADDFLKQIEANIQQASITVEHLFREIVHICDASIETEEYSEAIDKQSVHDIADAFSNEMLNCTSFEIIDSDTDFMPREWMRFVTSKACKKIPQSRIITVSVLGCQSVGKSTLLNLMFGTDFKVGSGCTTKGVHAQLVPIQDSNSGLPFQYIFVIDTEGLRNPETETVMGPNLRDKELATFVMGLADISLINIMGENPSYMKDILQEAVSILVRLYRTNKSLHVGTSCMFIHHNISESNVYAQTKEGIDNTIRNLDEVTRTAAENENMHTIKTFKDVIEFSASTDVLHVPTYLQGPLNRVNQAYSKRLSELKRTILEKSRNSRKLKSLEEVFTRADNLWEGLLAEDFVISFRNSLELKAYRDMQVKINTELANFESHYLEKYITITQTRFSQATCKKQLDIEKKNILEETRQHLLYTAEQSEVKTVESIYQKKAQEECEYTELIGKWKQGIQYRVHGCILEMIHDVKNTTDKLFDKRLMEIETSLPEDKNHKFIKRVTEEAAQLSSQHLTEALINDRFEACWSSYLSDIDLSQTTDHKVDLKAAFDRYFQIQYGCENSAEWLATHQKSQIDPETFTETVQLDENDFKLSKHFKSNCKMIVEGIRFKILALCSSECEVNKKDVNEFLAFMDSEIARFTSGGFEISDNFKMKLVTHFCHFALDRLNDHNDNFYSMNGTTAHIERFKRRMRSKFDSIVLNWTNKKTVAERFCDEIKTAIRKTIPVRLQTKQKQMVFEKMTDKGTFLLMIHTDLLEKDEFLEFDFYIQHPEISAERWFQTQCEKLLKDKEGICKFACDEIVLMFDEICTVLNNHFQRSHGDYVMSLDEWFTRILPGLAKYGLCKQQFSYFEKVFGKNIDDVKAFISLITSGDGFLNRCKKELQQEIQTKPVFCDSSLLFRKFSRIWGCLESCPFCGEPCRWETGHLHNEQKHSCFQHRPGCCKGNNFLKTDEACLEACNFNVQSNISFNCETAGNICGPECTEKWHKFKEYKKLFQDWDISPSTDTHNSSVYWKWFVVHFKKELQEKYDLKLGNIPESWTKIKKTQAKRSLKSDYCI encoded by the coding sequence ATGATATTCATTTTAGGAGTGGACCCAAGACACAAGCGGCGAGAgacaatttttcaaataatggatATCCTTGGATTAGAAAAACATAGATTGTCTGATAGAAAAATATCAGTGCACGATGTGATTGCGAATGGGTTCTCACAGCGGACTGGCAACCCCCGAGACGTTGTCTGGATATTACTGAACGGGATTTTAAACGCAAACTCAGATATAAGAGATAGTATAGGAAAAATTTGTTTTTCTGAAGAAGAAAATAGAAAACCGGCTACAAAATCACGAGCCATGGACTTGCTTACAGGTTCCGATACTATGGAATGCAAAGAGCTGAGTCCGCTTGATGtattctttgttgtttttcagtgcTGTGACTCAAGATTAAGGATTTTGATTGCAAAAagattatacatgtgtaagctGGCAATTCCATTTATGTTTGATAGCTTCGAGGAGAACTACAAGTTTATGGTTTCGATTTGGCCTATGAGAACAATTGCTGTGCAAACGGTAGAGAAATATAGCGAAACGCGTATGTTCAACTCCAAATCTCGGTTGATCGCATTTGCAAGATTTGGAAATACAGGAAGTACGTCTAAATCGTTGTTGCTTAATGCAGTATTATCGAACGAGAATTTCCCAACGTTTTATAATAGGGAGTGCCAATCGGGgatgttaaaaagaaatgtaagtAATGGTTGTATGGAGATCTTTTTTGTTCCAGCATTTGAAGAGGGAGGAATTTGCACATATGTTAACTTAAGGGGAAATATCAATGGCGATTTGGAAGAAAACTGTCTTCAATTCATTGGAAAGATTTCAGATGTTCTCATTATTCTTACCAGAGCAAGCTATCTTAGTGAAAACCTTtccaagtttgaaaatttggttgTCGGATTTGGAAAAACAGTCGTTGTATTTACCGATGAAAAGCTCAACGCAAATGAAAAGATCATAAAGGCGTTTGAAGGTATAGATTCTCTTAAATATCGTGGTATTCCTATTGACATAACTGATAGCCATAACAAAGGTGTGTTGAAAAACACTAGAGCTATAGCAACTAAATTATTAGATTATATTCGTGACCTGCctttatcaaaatcaatgtcGGACCGACTGAAGTATCAAGACTTAAATACATCGATATTGATCGACGAAAAGATAAACGAATCTGTGATTGGGAGGAAGCAGGCATACGAGGTAATGGTTGCCATGAAAATAGACTTGTCCCACGTTGAGAGTAGTGAAAAACACATtcgaaaaaatacattttggaaaCGGGCTGTTACACCTGGTTCTTATAGCTACTCTCGAGAAATTAGTAGAATTATAAAACGAATTCACAGAAAGCCTAATGATGaacaaaataatagtttaataagcTTGAGAAAAGAAATGGTTGGAAAAGTCTCAAATGGAATTAAGAAGCTTGTTCAGTGCTTCATAGAAGACAAAACTAAGCCGATTGTTTTGTACTTTACTTTTGAGTGGTTGAGCATTTTGATAGAATTAGAAACGTACCCAACCCTTCACGATTACACTTCTTTGTATGTGAAAGTGAAACAAAACAACGAAGCGAAGAAAGAAAGAGTTCAAAATGAAGTGGATGATCCAATTGTCGTAGAAGAAATTAAATTGGCTGACGATTTCTTAAAGCAGATAGAAGCCAATATTCAACAAGCTTCTATAACTGTAGAACATCTCTTTAGAGAAATTGTGCACATTTGCGATGCCTCCATTGAAACAGAGGAATATAGTGAAGCAATCGACAAGCAATCAGTACATGATATCGCCGATGCCTTTTCCAATGAAATGCTCAACTGCACCTCTTTCGAAATAATAGACAGTGACACCGATTTTATGCCTAGAGAATGGATGAGATTCGTCACAAGTAAAGCTTGCAAGAAAATACCTCAGTCAAGAATAATAACAGTTTCTGTGCTCGGATGCCAGAGTGTAGGAAAATCCACATTGTTGAATCTCATGTTTGGAACAGACTTCAAAGTTGGTTCAGGTTGTACTACAAAAGGTGTACACGCACAACTCGTACCTATCCAAGACTCAAACTCAGGCCTTCCATTTCAGTACATTTTTGTAATTGACACAGAAGGTTTACGGAATCCGGAAACTGAAACCGTAATGGGACCTAATTTAAGAGACAAAGAACTGGCAACATTTGTGATGGGTTTAGCtgatatttcacttataaatatCATGGGTGAGAACCCTTCCTATATGAAGGACATTTTACAAGAAGCCGTTTCAATACTTGTTCGACTTTACCGCACAAATAAGTCCTTACATGTCGGAACATCTTGCATGTTTATTCACCATAATATATCTGAGTCAAATGTTTATGCTCAAACAAAAGAAGGTATAGATAATACAATACGGAATCTCGATGAAGTTACCAGGACAGCtgctgaaaatgaaaatatgcatACAATCAAAACGTTTAAGGATGTTATTGAGTTCAGTGCCTCGACTGATGTTTTGCATGTTCCAACATATTTACAAGGACCATTAAACAGAGTTAATCAGGCTTACAGTAAACGTTTATCAGAATTGAAAAGaactattttagaaaaatctaGAAATTCACGAAAACTGAAATCTTTAGAAGAAGTGTTTACCCGGGCAGACAATTTGTGGGAAGGTCTACTAGCCGAagattttgtaatttcatttcGAAATAGCCTTGAATTGAAAGCTTATCGGGACATGCAAGTAAAGATTAATACCGAACTAGCAAACTTTGAGTCACACTATTTGGAAAAATACATAACGATAACACAGACTCGGTTTTCGCAAGCAACTTGTAAGAAGCAGTTAGATATcgaaaagaaaaacattcttGAGGAAACCCGTCAACACTTGCTCTATACAGCAGAACAATCAGAGGTGAAAACAGTTGAATCAATTTATCAGAAAAAAGCCCAGGAAGAATGCGAATACACGGAGTTAATTGGAAAGTGGAAGCAAGGCATACAATACAGAGTTCATGGATGCATACTGGAAATGATACATGACGTAAAAAATACAACTGATAAACTTTTTGACAAAAGGCTTATGGAAATAGAGACCTCATTGCCCGAAGATAAAAACCACAAATTTATCAAAAGGGTGACGGAAGAAGCAGCACAATTAAGTTCACAGCATTTGACAGAAGCATTAATAAATGACAGATTTGAGGCGTGTTGGAGTAGCTATTTAAGTGATATCGACCTCAGTCAAACGACAGATCACAAAGTCGATTTGAAGGCTGCCTTTGATAGATATTTTCAGATACAGTATGGATGTGAGAATAGTGCTGAATGGCTGGCTACTCATCAAAAATCTCAAATAGATCCAGAAACGTTCACAGAAACAGTTCAACTAGatgaaaatgactttaaattgtccaaacattttaagtcaaatTGCAAAATGATCGTGGAAGGAATACGCTTTAAAATATTAGCTTTGTGTAGTTCGGAATGTGAGGTCAATAAGAAAGATGTAAATGAATTTCTAGCGTTTATGGATTCAGAAATAGCACGGTTTACTTCTGGCGGTTTCGAAATAAGtgacaattttaaaatgaaattggtaACTCActtttgtcactttgctttAGACCGGTTGAATGATCACAACGATAATTTCTACAGCATGAACGGTACCACGGCTCATATTGAACGATTCAAACGAAGAATGAGAAGTAAATTTGATTCAATCGTCCTCAACTGGACAAACAAGAAAACAGTGGCTGAACGGTTTTGTGACGAGATCAAAACGGCCATTAGAAAAACCATTCCTGTTCGTTTGcaaaccaaacaaaaacaaatggtgTTCGAGAAGATGACAGATAAAGGGACATTCCTGCTAATGATTCACACAGATTTGCTAGAAAAAGACGAATTTTTGGAGTTTGATTTTTACATTCAGCACCCAGAGATTTCTGCAGAACGATGGTTTCAAACCCAATGCGAGAAACTCTTAAAGGACAAGGAAGGCATTTGCAAATTTGCCTGCGATGAAATTGTCTtaatgtttgatgaaatatgtacGGTCCTGAATAATCACTTTCAGCGTTCACATGGTGATTATGTTATGTCTTTAGATGAATGGTTTACACGGATATTACCTGGCTTAGCAAAGTATGGACTTTGTAAACAACAGTTCAGTTATTTCGAAAAGGTTTTCGGGAAGAACATTGATGATGTTAAGGCTTTTATTTCGTTGATAACCAGTGGCGATGGTTTTCTTAACAGATGCAAAAAGGAACTGCAACAGGAGATACAAACAAAGCCAGTGTTTTGTGATTCAAGTCTCCTATTTAGAAAGTTTTCGCGCATTTGGGGATGTTTGGAAAGTTGCCCGTTCTGTGGTGAGCCCTGTAGGTGGGAGACCGGTCACTTACACAACGAACAGAAACACTCCTGCTTTCAGCATAGACCGGGTTGTTGTAAGGGAAATAATTTTCTGAAAACAGATGAGGCTTGTTTGGAAGCTTGCAATTTTAACGTACAGTCCAATATCTCCTTTAACTGCGAAACAGCGGGCAATATTTGCGGACCGGAATGCACAGAGAAATGGCATAAATTTAAGGAATACAAAAAGTTGTTTCAAGATTGGGATATTTCTCCTTCTACGGATACACACAACAGTTCTGTCTATTGGAAATGGTTTGTAGTTCATTTCAAAAAAGAACTCCAAGAGAAATATGATCTAAAGCTTGGCAACATTCCTGAATCATGGACAAAAATTAAGAAGACGCAAGCTAAACGGTCTTTGAAATCAGATTACTGCATTTAG
- the LOC128228039 gene encoding uncharacterized protein LOC128228039 isoform X4, whose amino-acid sequence MGVDLQIYRQRIGGFNGYRTSGSAQSTEGTRASSISWRDVLGAVGFIGMLLLMAGIESNPGPGQYPDRGLTPKDIAKVSQYITLNWQLLAVEFDISTVEIQRIEMENSSVALRVNRMLNLWTDNKRDGANVSTLLTALEEYPSISVNWEEVAKVFGVDVLHQRQKRVHSTVSESDFNEYVVPANDYRYI is encoded by the exons ATGGGAGTGGACCTGCAAATATACCGCCAACGAATAGGAGGGTTCAATGGTTACCGAACAAGCGGCAGCGCCCAAAGCACGGAGGGAACTCGAGCCTCAAGCATCAGTTGGAGAGATGTGCTCGGAGCCGTTGGGTTTATTGGAATGCTGCTTCTTATGGCAGGGATTGAGAGCAACCCTGGCCCTG gACAGTATCCGGATAGAGGATTGACTCCGAAAGATATTGCAAAGGTTTCCCAGTACATAACACTGAACTGGCAACTTCTAGCAGTGGAATTCGATATTAGTACTGTCGAAATTCAGAGGATAGAAATGGAAAATAGCTCTGTAGCGCTGCGAGTTAACAGAATGCTCAACCTTTGGACAGACAACAAAAGAGATGGTGCAAATGTCTCCACACTTTTGACAGCACTAGAAGAATACCCCAGCATAAGTGTGAACTGGGAAGAAGTAGCAAAAGTTTTTGGCGTCGATG tcTTGCATCAACGTCAAAAAAGG gtgCATTCCACTGTTTCCGAATCGGACTTCAACGAATACGTTGTACCGG cAAATGACTATAGATACATTTGA